The Deltaproteobacteria bacterium genome includes the window GGAATAACCGCCCAGCTCATACAAAACAGCGTTATTTTCAAAGGCGTTTTAAAGGATTTTTCAACGGATTCTTTTCACGTGAAAATTTCGCTTGAACCACCGCAGACATCCCAGTGGATCAATCCTGAGACAAATGTCGAAGTTATTTTATCGAACGAAAATGAGATTATGTATACGGGGAAATGTTCTATAAGGGAAAAGGCTGTTTTGGCGAAGGATATAATACTTTTACTAATGCCGGAAAGTAAGGCCGTCCAAAGATTTAGACAAAAGAAGTTTAGAAGTAAAAGAATTCACACCTTACCATCACCCAACATTATTTTTTACCATCCATTAACGGGGAAATTGTTTGACATTAAAGCAGCCGATGTTTCCGGGTTGGGGTTTGCAATAGAAGTTGAATCAAGCAAGGCTTCGTTTCTGCCAGGAATGATTTTTCCTGAAATGGAAATGAATTTTGCAAATAGCTTTCGTTTTCAATTTAAGGCTCAAGTTTTATATAAAACAGAAGGAGATGCTGAAAATATAAAGTCAAATGAAAAAGTTAGGTATGGATTAGCATTTCTTGATATTAGTAGTAAAGATCATCTAAAATTATTGGCACATCTCTACCAGTCGAATGAAAATAATGTATATATTAGTAATAAAGTAGATTTGAAATTACTTTGGAAATTTTTTTTCGACTCCAACTTTATTTATCCAGAGAAGTATAAATTTTTGCAATCTAATAAAAATGAAATCAAACAGACCTATGAAAAACTTTATTCTCAGGAATCTGAAATTGCGAGACACTTTACGTATCAGGAAAATGAAAATATTGCTAGCCATCTTGCAATGGTAAGATTTTATGAAAACACTTGGCTAATTCACCACCATGCGTCTAATAGAACAGTTCCATTTCGTGCAGGATTGTCGGTATTAAATCAAATAGGCCTTTATTCCAACGATTCGTACAATTTATATTCAAATCATATGAATTATTTGCTTTGTTACTTCAGGCCGGAAAATAAATTTCCAAATAGAGTTTTTGGAGGAGCTGCAAGATCGATTAACGATAATAAAAAATGTTGTTTAGAGCTTTTTGCATATTTTCATTTCAACAACTCTGATTATAAAAGCATGAATACACATTGGTCCTGGGGATTAACGGAAACAGATGGTGATGATCTTGAGGAATTAAATGCATTTTACACAAAAAAATCAACAGGGATGATGTTGAAAGCGTTTGATCTTGAAGATGCAACGAATGGAAAAGATATTTATAAGGCGTTTGAAAAATCTGGATTGAAGCGAAATAGGTTTCTATTTTCAGTGAAGATTGATCAGAAGCTAAAAGCGATATTAATGGTAAATGTTGCAAATGTTGGGCTAAATTTATCAGATCTTACAAATGCTACAACCATAATTGTTGTGGATGAAGAGGGTTTGTCTATCGATATAATAAAAACAGCATTATCATTGTTAACTGCAAAATTAAATTTAGTAAATATTCCAGTATTGATCTACCCCTCTATTTTTGCAGAAAATAGTTCAATTGACAAGGAAAGAGAATATTGTCTTTGGATATTGGATACTCAATATGGAGATAGCTATTTTAAGTATGTGAACCGATTAACTCGCTTAATATAGAAATATTTTTTTCAATGTATTGTCTATGCATAATCCATCAATAGATAACAACACGCCAATATATAACAGCAGGATAGTTAGTACTTATATAAGGCTTATTAGAAAGGATTATCCTTTTGTAGATATTCAGGAATTATTAGATTATGCTAATATGACAACCTATGAGGTTGCTGACGAGGGACATTGGTTTTCACAAAACCATGTCAACCGGTTTCATGATAAACTTTCTCAGCTAACAAACAATGAGAATATTGCTAGAGAGGCGGGGCGTTTTGCGGCATCGCCAGAATCAATTGGTTCAATGCGGCAATACATACTGGGAATGATCAGTCCTGCAAAAGCCTATGAGATAGCGGGGAAAGCTGCTGAAAGATTTACAAAGTCTACTAACTACGAGGCCAAAAAGCTATCCTCAAATAAAGTCGAGATCAATGTAACTCCCCGTAAAGGGGTACAAGAGCAACCATTTCAATGTGAAAATCGTATCGGCTTTTTTGATGCGATATCAGTAGGCTTTACAAACAAATTGCCAACAATAGAGCATCCCGAATGCGTCTTCAGGGGAGGATCGTCCTGTCGCTATATTATATCCTGGGAAAAAAATTTTTCAGATGTGTGGAAAAGAGCACGAAACTATGCCTTGCTGTTTTTCGTTTTGGTGTGCCTGGTTGCCATTTTTATTCATCCGACCTTCATGCTCTCAGTCATTCTACCGATATCGGTTTTAATTTTATTTTTATTGAGTTCCACCAGCGAACGTATAGAAAAAAATGAGTTGAAATCCAGCTTGAGCCACCTCAGGAACTCAAGCGACCAGCTGTTGGAAAAAATAGAAACAAACTATAACAATGCGTTGATGACCAACGAAATCGGTCTGGCCATCAGCAGACATACACGCATCGAAGATGTTTTGGACAACGTCATCAATGTGTCTGAAAAGAGGTTGGATTACGACCGGGGAGTGATTCTTCTGGCAAATGAGGACAGAACCAGACTGATTTTCAGGGCTGGTTTCGGATATACAGACAAGCAGTACGATATTATTAAAAACACAGCCTTCCATCTAGACAGACCTGAGTCGACAGGTGTCTTTATTTTGTCCTTTCATGAACAGAAACCCTTTTTGGTTAACGACATTAACGATATCGAGGGTACGCTCTCACCCCGGAGCGTCGAATTTGCCAACGTACTGGAAACCAAGTCTTTTGTTTGTTGTCCCATCGTTTGCGACAACGAGTCGCTCGGCATTCTGGCCGTCGACAATCTAACGTCCAAACGCCAATTGATTCAAAGCGACATCAGTTTACTTCTTGGCATCGCATCGGTTTTGGGGATAAGCATTCGAAATGCGGAGCTTTTAGAGGCAAGAGAACGACAATTCAACTCTTTGCTCCAGACCCTGGCCGCTAGTATCGATGCCAGAGACCCCCTCACTGCCGGCCACTCGATTAAGGTGACAGAGTTTGCTTTGGGCATCTGCGATGAGATGGAACTGAGTCATGAATATCGTGAAATGATACGCGTAGCCGCCTTGCTTCACGATTATGGAAAAATTGGGGTTCCGGACGCCATATTGCTGGCTCCCAGAAAATTGACGCCAGAAGAATACGAGGAAGTAAAAACACATTCTGAAAAAACAAAAGTGATTTTGGACCAGGTCAATTTTGAAGGGATTTTCAGCCAGGTTCCCATAATTGCCGGCGCTCATCATGAAAAAATGGATGGGAGCGGTTATCCAAACGGGCTTAAAGGCGATGAGATACCACTAGGGGCAAGAATAATTGCCGTTGCCGACTTCTTCGAGGCGATTACCGCCAAAAGACACTATCGCGACCCCATGCCGTTTGAAGAGGCTGAGGCGCTGTTGAAAAAACATACCGGAAACCATTTTGACGAAGAGATCGTTTCTTCTTTTATGAGTTATTATAAGAGGGAAAACAAAATTCCTTGAAGCGATGGTCTGCACTCTCAATCTGTTTTGATGGTGGTTAAATTTCAAAACACATATTGAATTTATTGTTTAATTTCAATCTTGATATCCTTGGGTAAAGCCAGTCCAGCAGCAACATACATGGCTTTGCAGACAGCCGTCGGCACGACACATGCTTCACAGGCACCCTTTTCCACAAGAACTTTCCGGGAGATATTGAGAATCTGGCTTTCACTTTTTGGGCCTATATCCTGGTAGGCATTGATCGGGCAAATTTCTTTGTATTGCGCAGCCAGGCCTTTGATGATTTCACACGGGCTGACAACTTTAAGGTCAACATTCATGCTGTCTTCCGAAGTTGCGGTAATAATGGTTTTAAAGCCGCAGATACCAGCATCGACCTTAACCTTTGCATCCATAATTAACCTCCATGCCTTTCGAGCCTTCTCTGTCTTTAAACGTCCAGATCGATATTTCGAGTGTAATCTATCATATGCCAGGTTCGAATTGGTTAAGCAAAGCATTTTTCGACCTGGCGCTTTTTACGGCCGCGAAAGTCACCGTCGACGGCGCTTAAGGTCGGTTATCACCCGACGGGCGGCATTGTACCCGGGTGCCCCGGACACGCCCCCACCGGGATGGGCGCCGGAGCCGCACAGGTAAAGCCCTTTTACCGGGGTCTCATACTGGGCAGCCTGTGGGTGAGGCCGCATTGAAAAAATTTGGTCCATGTCGTGACGCCCGTGGAAAATATCCGATTCCGTGAGGCCGTAGATCGTTTCCAGGTCCAGAGGGCTGATCATTTGACGTCCGATGACAAGCCCGGGCAGGTTGGGCATAACCCTTGCCATGTAGTCCACGATCCGGTCGGCAACGTCCTCCTTGATGTCGTCCCAGCTTCTTTCATCAGCCATTTTATAGGGATAGTATTTGGCCAGAATGCTCACAACGTGGTGGCCCGGCGGTGCCAGGCTGTCATCCAGCGTGGAGGGAATCGTGATTTCCAGACGCGGCTCGTCCGGCAACTGACCCGTGGCAGCGGCAAAATAGTTGGCCTCCATGGCCTCGTAGCCCGGGAACATCATGATGTCGGAACGGTGCCAAGGGCCCTCCCCTGCTGGAAAAAATTTGATGTCGGGGAGCCCCTTCAAAGCCAGGTTGAGACGGAGGGAACTGTGGCCCATACGGTACTGGCGGATATCGCGTACAAAATCTGAATCGAGCTGTTCCGGCTTGATGAGTTTCAAAAAGGTGCGCTTGGGGTCCGTGTTGGCCAGGACGCAGCGGCCGCCGATGACCTCACCATCGACGAGCCGCACACCGGTAGCTCCTCCACTTTGAGTCAGTATCCTTTCCACGGCGGCGTGGGTGCGGATTTGGACACCCTTGGACTGTGCAAATCCAGCCATGGCCCGGGTAAGTGCCCCCATGCCACCCTTGACCAGGCGCCAGGCGCCCCGTTCTCCTTCGATTTCACCGATTGCGCTGTGAAGGAACGGGATGGCCGAACCCGGCTGACGAAGGCTGGCAAAGTTGCCTGAAAAACAGGCCGAGGCATACATGTTCTTGATCATGGAACTGTGGAACCAGCGCTGAATGAAATCATCGGCACTGCCCAGGAGCATCTGGAACAGGCGATGCCTCAATTCCGGTGTCAGTTTTTTAATATCCCAGCCCATACCCGCAAGCGCCGTAAGACCTTTCAGATCAGACAAACCGACCCCAAGCTTGGGCGGTTCCCGCAGCATTTGATTGCGTATGACCGCACCGACATGCTGGATGACCGCTTCAAACCGCTGCATGGCATCATAGTCAAGATCTGAAAAACGGCCCACCTCCTTGCGGTCATGCTTTTCATCACCTGTTAGGAACAGATAGTCGTTATTGCAAATGGCCAGAGTGCCGTCCATTTTCAACATCTCGAATCCGTGCTTTTTCAATTCGAGATCCTCTATGATCTCCGGTCGCAGCAGGCTGACCACGTAGGAGACCGCGGAAATGCGGTGTCCCGGATAAATTTCCTCGGTGACCACGGCGCCGCCGACCTGAGACAGCCGCTCTAGAACTATCGTTTTAAAACCCGCTTTGCCCAGGTATCCTGCCGCTGTCAGTCCGTTGTGACCGCCCCCCACGATGATCGCATCAAAATGTTCAGTCATGCCTTAATCCTATGTGCAGCCGGAATGATGTATGCAACACGCTTTAAGCCAGCCATTTCCGACCGAGCCGATGACTGGACAAGTATGTTCAAATATGCCCCGATGCCTTGACGACATCGATCATGTACTTTTTTTTCAAAGCGCCGAAAAACGATCGCAATACCCTTGGCCCTGCATGGGGGATCTTGCGGTTGACAATAAAATGCGAGGTGAATTCGTTGGTTTCACCGGCCATCAAATCGGCGATAATTCTGCCGCCCGTCTGTGTGGCGGGAACACCCTCGTTGTATCCGACACCATAGTAGATGTTGCGATGCTCGCCCATCACACCGACGGATGGTCCAAAATCGCGGGTGCCTGCCGTTGGACCGCCCCAGGCATGCTCGATTTTGATCCCGGCAAGCGACGGAAAACTTTTGATAAGATCCTTGACAATTTTATGGGTGACGGATTTGTTGTTCCCGGGAGCGATGCTGTCATTGTGATAGTATTTGGAGTCCGACCCGCCAATAATAATCCGTCCATCAGCACTGGGAATCATGTAGTTGAACAACACCCGGTAATCGGAAAGACCCCTGCGATTTTGCCAGCCAATGCTTTCCCACTGTGACTCGCTCAGGGGTTCCGTGGCCACGATGTAGGTATATATGGGAAAAACACGGTCATTAAAAAAGCCGATCTTGTGGGAATAGGCATTGGTGGCCAGGACAACCACCGGGGTTTTCACTTCCCCGAGTTCAGTGTCCACATGATGAATCTTTCCGGGAACCACACGGGTAACCACGGTGCGCTCCCTGATCTCTACCCCCATGCCTTCCACAATTTTTTTCATGCCGCGGGCCAGTTTGGCAGGGTTGAGAATGGCGCCGTGCGATGTTACGAGCCCGGCCCTAAAGCGTGATGACTTAATCTCTTTTTCAAGCGCCTTTCCTTGCAGCATCTCCACATTCAGGCCCCACTTTTTGAGGATGTGGTACTCCGCCTGCATGACTTTGACCTGGGCGTCATTCAGGGCAACATCCAGCATCCCGTTTTCTTCAAAATCACAGTCCAAACCGTGGTCGGAAATGCAATTCTTGATCTGCTGAATACCGTAAAAGCTGACATCCAGGTTTTTTTTACAGGTTTCAGAATCTTTACACTTTGGATCCAGCAGTGATGTTGCGACACAAAACCCACCGTTGCGGCCACTGGCCCCATAACCGCAGCAGGCACCCTCGAGGAGCAGGATCTTTTTCCCGGGAAATTTTCGATGGATATTGTAGGCAGATGAAAGGCCGGTATAACCACCGCCGATGATGACGACATCCGCTTTGTGCTTTCCCCGCAACGGTTCATTGATGGCTTCATTTTCAAGTCCGGCAGTCTTGAACCAAAAATTGTCAAGGAAGTATTCATACAGGGCCGGTGGCTTCAGGCCCTGTCGCCGGGTGGCTAAAGGTGAAAAGTATTTCAAGCCGTTTTTCCTTTCAATACGTTGAATCTTAGAGCGCTTTAGATCAGTATGCGGGTCTAACCTTCAAGATGGTCATTTGATTTGAGAGCCTTATCCGCCTTGCGCTGGATGGCTTCCAACTTGCCCAGAATATCGTCGTCCAGCGCGTTTTTCAAGTGGCCTGCTAGAATCTGCTCCACCTTTTCCCGGGCCTTGCTGTAAAGATCCGGCCTTCCCAGCGTTTCCCAGTGCTCGTAAGTGTTGCGGTCACAAAGCGCCGGTCGGAAGAACTCCTTGTCACGGCAGTACCTCAGGGTCCCCGGTTGTGTTAAAAAGTGCCCGCCCGGCTGGGCCCCCTTCACATCTGCATAAAGATCCTTTTCATCGCACACATCGATGCCATCCTTGTAGCGCTGGCACATGAGGGCGATCTCGTGGTCCACGACGATCTGCTCCAGCACCAGAAGTTGACTGGTGTCCAGCTCGCCGATACCGTTGATCAGATCCACACCACTCAGGACAAGCGGCAGCGTACTCAGCGTTTTTTCCATGATGGCCTGGGCACCGGGCTGCTTGGCATCGCTCAAACACCCGGCCTGGGTATTGGGCAAACCGTAAAAACGCGCCATTTCACCCAAAGCGGCATTGATCAGGGTTGTTTCGGGTGCGCCCTCGAGAAAGGTGCCGATGCTGAAATTGGTGATACCGGCTGCATGGCCTAAAATGATGGGTGTACCCGGCTCGGCCATCTGGTATAGCACCAGGGTCGACAGACCCTCGGCATTGGCCACGGCGGTGTCGCTGTAAAGACTGGCCGGACCGGTTGAGCCGGCGGCTGGCATGGGGAAGGCCAGGATGGGTACGTGAAATTGAACCAAATCCAGATAGGTGTCGCACATTTCCCGGTCGTGCGTCAGCGGTGGTATAGTGCAGTAGCAGACCGAAAATATTTTCCTTTCCTTGACCCTGTCTTCACTGCCCAGGATGGCGGTCAACCCTTCGATTAGAAACGGCACCTCCTCAGGATGGTGCAGCTCGTTCTGGATGTGCTTGGAGGAATGGATAAAGGATGTGAAGGACGGTCGGATCTCATTGTAGTTGTCAGTCGTGTCGCTGCACAAGACATTGGGCCAGACCACCGTGGCCAGCGGCATCTCTTCGAATATGCGCAGGCTGGAGACCAGATCTTCAGTCATCGCGTTGCGACGTTCACCGGTCATAAAATCAATGGCAAAAGTAGCCGCCCCATCCAGGGTATAGCCCGTATCGGTAGACGGCAGGGCAAAGTCGAATTCGGGATTCCGGGCGCCCAATACAAAGGATTTCGGTGCCGTGTTCAAGGCCTGGTTCACCATTTCCTCCGGTATTTTGGCCACTCGGGTGTCCCTGTTTATGCTAGCTCCGTTTGCGTCCAGAACATCGAGAGCCTTGTCGCTCATGAATTTTACGCCAACCTCAGCCAGAATCTTCAGGCTGTCCGCGTGGATACGAACCTTTTCTTCTTCGGACAGGATGTTCAGGTGTAACTGCATTTAGGGTACCCCATGAACATAGCTATTGGGTTAAGGGTTTGCGAATGAACCGCCGGGACGCAAAGACCGCAAAGGATGATTTTAGTAAAGATCTTGGCGTTCTTTGGGCCTTGGCGATTCAGGCTTTACTGACATATAAAGGTTCTCATCAATTCTCAAATCGCGACCGAAACCGCTTCACCGAATTGATTTCAATCTCCAGCAGATCCGCCACCCGGCGCTTTGCCAGGATACCCTCGGGGCCGCCGGCCTCCGGGGTGACCGTGCCGATACCCAGCTCTTTTCTCAGGGGATACATGACATCCTCGTCCACCAGATCCATGACCGTCACGCCCAGTTTTGCAGCCACATACGCCTTGGCCTCTGCCAGCTTCATTCTGCGGGTCATCTGCATCCAGGCAACCAGATCTCCGGCTGTCCGAATCCCACCCATACCCGCAGCAACGATGTGTGTCACCGGCATGCCAAAAGGGTCTCCGGTGCCAACCTACAAGCCATCCGCCCTGCCGATAAGGGCAAGGGCCTTGGAAGCGCGGCTGACACAGTCGATGGGCACCTCCAGGAGCATGGGAATGCCGCAGACCCCCATGCCTACGTTGGGGTGAACCGGTATTTCGGCCCTTTTGACAGTCTCTTTTACCATGGTGAGCGACTTGGCCAGATTCCAGGGAAATGACTTGGATGTATCCACGTTGATGGCCGGGCCGAAAATGTCGGCCCCCACCGATTCAACCAGCTTCACCTGGTCGTGTGGGAACAACCCGGCCAACTGCTGTCCGTCGAATGCAATTTCCCCGTGCATGCCCAAGACGAATTCACTGGCCATGCCGATGAT containing:
- a CDS encoding NAD(P)/FAD-dependent oxidoreductase, with protein sequence MTEHFDAIIVGGGHNGLTAAGYLGKAGFKTIVLERLSQVGGAVVTEEIYPGHRISAVSYVVSLLRPEIIEDLELKKHGFEMLKMDGTLAICNNDYLFLTGDEKHDRKEVGRFSDLDYDAMQRFEAVIQHVGAVIRNQMLREPPKLGVGLSDLKGLTALAGMGWDIKKLTPELRHRLFQMLLGSADDFIQRWFHSSMIKNMYASACFSGNFASLRQPGSAIPFLHSAIGEIEGERGAWRLVKGGMGALTRAMAGFAQSKGVQIRTHAAVERILTQSGGATGVRLVDGEVIGGRCVLANTDPKRTFLKLIKPEQLDSDFVRDIRQYRMGHSSLRLNLALKGLPDIKFFPAGEGPWHRSDIMMFPGYEAMEANYFAAATGQLPDEPRLEITIPSTLDDSLAPPGHHVVSILAKYYPYKMADERSWDDIKEDVADRIVDYMARVMPNLPGLVIGRQMISPLDLETIYGLTESDIFHGRHDMDQIFSMRPHPQAAQYETPVKGLYLCGSGAHPGGGVSGAPGYNAARRVITDLKRRRR
- a CDS encoding PilZ domain-containing protein encodes the protein GITAQLIQNSVIFKGVLKDFSTDSFHVKISLEPPQTSQWINPETNVEVILSNENEIMYTGKCSIREKAVLAKDIILLLMPESKAVQRFRQKKFRSKRIHTLPSPNIIFYHPLTGKLFDIKAADVSGLGFAIEVESSKASFLPGMIFPEMEMNFANSFRFQFKAQVLYKTEGDAENIKSNEKVRYGLAFLDISSKDHLKLLAHLYQSNENNVYISNKVDLKLLWKFFFDSNFIYPEKYKFLQSNKNEIKQTYEKLYSQESEIARHFTYQENENIASHLAMVRFYENTWLIHHHASNRTVPFRAGLSVLNQIGLYSNDSYNLYSNHMNYLLCYFRPENKFPNRVFGGAARSINDNKKCCLELFAYFHFNNSDYKSMNTHWSWGLTETDGDDLEELNAFYTKKSTGMMLKAFDLEDATNGKDIYKAFEKSGLKRNRFLFSVKIDQKLKAILMVNVANVGLNLSDLTNATTIIVVDEEGLSIDIIKTALSLLTAKLNLVNIPVLIYPSIFAENSSIDKEREYCLWILDTQYGDSYFKYVNRLTRLI
- a CDS encoding trimethylamine methyltransferase family protein translates to MQLHLNILSEEEKVRIHADSLKILAEVGVKFMSDKALDVLDANGASINRDTRVAKIPEEMVNQALNTAPKSFVLGARNPEFDFALPSTDTGYTLDGAATFAIDFMTGERRNAMTEDLVSSLRIFEEMPLATVVWPNVLCSDTTDNYNEIRPSFTSFIHSSKHIQNELHHPEEVPFLIEGLTAILGSEDRVKERKIFSVCYCTIPPLTHDREMCDTYLDLVQFHVPILAFPMPAAGSTGPASLYSDTAVANAEGLSTLVLYQMAEPGTPIILGHAAGITNFSIGTFLEGAPETTLINAALGEMARFYGLPNTQAGCLSDAKQPGAQAIMEKTLSTLPLVLSGVDLINGIGELDTSQLLVLEQIVVDHEIALMCQRYKDGIDVCDEKDLYADVKGAQPGGHFLTQPGTLRYCRDKEFFRPALCDRNTYEHWETLGRPDLYSKAREKVEQILAGHLKNALDDDILGKLEAIQRKADKALKSNDHLEG
- a CDS encoding HD domain-containing protein, which encodes MHNPSIDNNTPIYNSRIVSTYIRLIRKDYPFVDIQELLDYANMTTYEVADEGHWFSQNHVNRFHDKLSQLTNNENIAREAGRFAASPESIGSMRQYILGMISPAKAYEIAGKAAERFTKSTNYEAKKLSSNKVEINVTPRKGVQEQPFQCENRIGFFDAISVGFTNKLPTIEHPECVFRGGSSCRYIISWEKNFSDVWKRARNYALLFFVLVCLVAIFIHPTFMLSVILPISVLILFLLSSTSERIEKNELKSSLSHLRNSSDQLLEKIETNYNNALMTNEIGLAISRHTRIEDVLDNVINVSEKRLDYDRGVILLANEDRTRLIFRAGFGYTDKQYDIIKNTAFHLDRPESTGVFILSFHEQKPFLVNDINDIEGTLSPRSVEFANVLETKSFVCCPIVCDNESLGILAVDNLTSKRQLIQSDISLLLGIASVLGISIRNAELLEARERQFNSLLQTLAASIDARDPLTAGHSIKVTEFALGICDEMELSHEYREMIRVAALLHDYGKIGVPDAILLAPRKLTPEEYEEVKTHSEKTKVILDQVNFEGIFSQVPIIAGAHHEKMDGSGYPNGLKGDEIPLGARIIAVADFFEAITAKRHYRDPMPFEEAEALLKKHTGNHFDEEIVSSFMSYYKRENKIP
- a CDS encoding FAD-binding oxidoreductase, which codes for MKYFSPLATRRQGLKPPALYEYFLDNFWFKTAGLENEAINEPLRGKHKADVVIIGGGYTGLSSAYNIHRKFPGKKILLLEGACCGYGASGRNGGFCVATSLLDPKCKDSETCKKNLDVSFYGIQQIKNCISDHGLDCDFEENGMLDVALNDAQVKVMQAEYHILKKWGLNVEMLQGKALEKEIKSSRFRAGLVTSHGAILNPAKLARGMKKIVEGMGVEIRERTVVTRVVPGKIHHVDTELGEVKTPVVVLATNAYSHKIGFFNDRVFPIYTYIVATEPLSESQWESIGWQNRRGLSDYRVLFNYMIPSADGRIIIGGSDSKYYHNDSIAPGNNKSVTHKIVKDLIKSFPSLAGIKIEHAWGGPTAGTRDFGPSVGVMGEHRNIYYGVGYNEGVPATQTGGRIIADLMAGETNEFTSHFIVNRKIPHAGPRVLRSFFGALKKKYMIDVVKASGHI